CCCGTCGGCACCCGGTCCCGGGATACCGAGCCCCTTGCGCTGACCGATGGTGAATCCGTGCACACCGTCGTGCTCGGCGAGCACTGTCCCGCCCGCGTCGACCACGGCGCCGGGTCGCACGCCGATGCGCGCGCCGAGGAAGGCCTTGGTGTCACCGGTCGGGATGAAGCAGATGTCGTGACTGTCGGGCTTGTCGGCGACGGCCAGACCGCGCTCGGCGGCTTCGGCACGGATCTGCGGCTTCGGGGTGTCCCCGACCGGGAACAGCGCGTGACGCAACTGTTCGGCGGTCAGCACGCCCAACACGTAGGACTGGTCCTTGTCGGCGTCGACGGCGCGGCGCAACCGCCCGTCGGACAGCCGGGCATAGTGTCCGGTCGCGACGGCGTCGAAGCCCAGCGCCAACGCCCTCGCGGCCAGCGCCGAGAACTTGATGCGCTCGTTGCACCGCACACACGGGTTCGGGGTCTCACCGCGCGCATAGGACTCGACGAAGTCATCGATCACGTCGTCCTTGAACCGGTCGGCGAAATCCCAGACGTAGAACGGGATCCCGAGGATGTCGGCGACCCGTCGGGCGTCGGCGGCGTCCTCCTTGGAGCAGCAGCCACGCGAACCGGTGCGCAGTGTGCCAGGGGCGCTCGACAATGCGAGGTGCACGCCGACCACGTCGTGTCCGGCGTCGACCATGCGTGCCGCGGCCACCGACGAGTCGACGCCGCCGCTCATCGCCACGAGAACTCTCATCGGTTCACCGTCCCCGCGCTCGCGAGCGCCGCCTGCCTGGCCCGCTCGACGGCGGCGGGCAGAACCTCGAGTGCGGTGTCGACGTCGGCGTCGGTGCTGGTGTGGCCCAAGGACAGTCGCAACGATCCCCGTGCATTGACGGGATCGGCACCCATGGCGATCAGCACGTGCGACGCCTGTGCGACGCCCGCGGTGCACGCCGAGCCCGTCGAACACTCGACACCCTTGGCGTCCAGCAGCATCAGCAGCGAGTCCCCTTCACAGCCATGGAAGGTGAAGTGGGCATTACCGGGCAGCCTGGCGTCGCCGCCGGCCCCGTTGAGGTGTGCGTCCTCGATGCTCGACAGCACACCGTCGATCAGCCGGTCACGCAGGGCCCGCACCCGGGCGCTGTTGTCGGCCAGGTTCTCGATCGCCACGCCCGCTGCGGCCGCCATGGCCACCACGCCGGCCACATCCGGTGTGCCCGAACGCACATCGCGTTCCTGGCCGCCACCGTGCAGCAGCGGTACGCACGCGGTATCGCGGCGCAGCAGCAGGGCGCCGACACCGGTGGGCCCGCCGAACTTGTGGGCGGTGACGCTCATCGCGGCCAGTCCGCTGGCCCCGAAGTCCACCGGGATCTGCCCGACGGCCTGGACCGCATCGCTGTGCATCGGCACGCCGAACTCCGCGGCGACCGCCGCGAGCTCGGCGATCGGCATGATGGTGCCGACCTCGTTGTTGGCCCACATGATGCTCACCAGGGCCACGTCGTCGGCGCCTTGTCCGCCGGCCTGCAGGGCATCCCGCAGGGCCGCGGGACTCACCGCGCCCTCGCGGTCGACCGGCAGCCAGGAGACCTCGGCGTCCTCGTGCGCGGCGAGCCACTCCACCGAGTCGAGCACGGCGTGGTGTTCGACGGCGGTGGTGATGATGCGCCTGCGTGCCGGTTCGGCGTCGCGACGGGCCCAGTAGATGCCCTTGACGGCGAGGTTGTCACTCTCCGTCCCGCCGGTGGTGAAGATGATCTCCGAGGGGCGGGCGCCCAGCAGACGGGCGAGGGTCTCGCGGGCCTCCTCCATGCGGCGGCGGGCCGCGCGGCCCGAACCGTGTAGTGACGAGGCGTTGCCGACGCCGGCCAGCACAGCCGTCATCGCCTCGATGGCGGCCGGATGCATCGGTGTGGTGGCGGCGTGATCAAGGTAGACCTGCCTGCCCGGAGTGGAGGTCATAGCCACTCCAGGATAGCCGCAGTTCGCAGACCTTCCGGACCGGCCGGTCAGGCCGCGAGCGCGTGCGTGGGCACATCGCGTGACGTCGTCGCGCCACGCACCTCGGCCTCGCACCGCGCGGCAAGGCTGCGCCGGTCGTCTCCGGGCAGCTGCAGCGCCGCGACGTGCACGTGGCAGACCGTGCGACGTGCGGTGATGACCCGCCGCACCGACCGCAGCAGCGTGTCGTGGCCGACGAACGCCGGTGTGGTCGACGGGCGGCCGTCGCGGTGCCGGTAGGTCAGCCGCAGCGGTTGCACCGGGCGGGCCGCGTCGACGGCCGCCTGGAACATCGCGGGCCGGAACGGCCCGTGCGCGAGCCCACACCATGTGGTCCCCTCCGGGAAGGCCACCACGGTGTGACCCGAACGCAGACGCTCGGCGACGGTGTTCACCACCGCGGGCAGCCTGCGCAGGCTCGCACGGTCGATGGGGATGACCTTCATGAGCCTGGCCACCCGCCCCAGCGCGGGCCACTCCACGAGATCGGCGCGCGCGACGAACGAGCCGGGCAGCACCGCACCGATGGTGAAGATGTCCAACCACGATACGTGGCCGCTGACCACCAGCACGCCCTGCAGATTACGAATCGGCCCGCCGGACAACCGGATCCGCACTCCGAGGCACCGCAGAAACAGGCGGCAGTAGATCCGTTGGACGTGTGACCGACCCGGCAACGGCACGGCAAGCAGCGGCATGCCGGGCAACAGCAGGATCGCCGCGGTGATGCGGGCCGCGGTGCGGACCCAGACCACCGCGCGCAAGCCCCGGTCCGCGTCGTGCACACAGCTCGCGTCGCATGACGCCTTGGGCAGCCACGGGTGCTCGAGCGTGGTCACGCCGACCCACCGGCGTTTTCGACGGCCAGCTCGGCGGCGGCCGAGACCGAGCGCAGGCGCCGCAGGTAGCGGACGTCGGCCTGCCGTTTGTCCAGCAGCGCCGGGAAGTCACCGACACCGAACACCGGATCGTGGGCGGGTTCGCCACACACCCGGGCGCCGAGGCGCAGATAGCCGCGCATCAGCGGGGGCACGGTGACGCGGGCGGGTGGGGCGATGTCGTCCAGGGTTCTGCCGCCCAGCACCACGGGTCGGTATGGGTGAACGGTGTACGGCGCGGCGTGACGGCGCCGCACGAAGTCGCGGACACCGCGGATCTGCGTGCCCGGCGCCTCGTCGGCCGCCCCGGCCACGGGCACCGAGACACAGCCCGTCACGAAGTCGTATCCCGCGTGGTCGAGGTAGGCGAGGATGCCGGCCCACATCAGCAGGACCACCGCGCCGTTGCGGTGGTCGGCCCGCACCACGGCACGGCCCATCTCGACCAGCGAGGGTCGCAGGACATCCAGCGCGCGGACGTCGAATTCGGTGGCGGTGTACAGCCCGCCGGCGGCGATGGCGCCCGGCGGCGGCAACATGCGGTAGCAACCCACGAGTTCGCCCGTGCGGTCCTCACGTACGAGCAGGTGATCGCAGTGCTCGTCGAAGCGGTCCGCGTCGCGGCCGTCGACGGATCCGGCCAGCATGAAGCCCGGCTCGGAGGTGAACACGTCGTGGCGCAGCCGCTGCGCCGCGTCGATGAGCTCGGGGTCGGTGGTCAGCAGAAGCGTGTAACGCGGGGCCCCGCTGTCGGGGCGCGCGGTGGCCTCGTCGGCCGCGATGAGTACGGATGCAGTCCTCATACCGAGCACGCTCGCCCAGCAGGTTCTCGGGACGGCATCGCGTGCGTGACGTGTCCGTGAGCGGTTGGTGACGACTCGGCGGACCTGTTCACTCAGAGGAACTCG
This genomic window from Mycolicibacterium goodii contains:
- the mnmA gene encoding tRNA 2-thiouridine(34) synthase MnmA produces the protein MRVLVAMSGGVDSSVAAARMVDAGHDVVGVHLALSSAPGTLRTGSRGCCSKEDAADARRVADILGIPFYVWDFADRFKDDVIDDFVESYARGETPNPCVRCNERIKFSALAARALALGFDAVATGHYARLSDGRLRRAVDADKDQSYVLGVLTAEQLRHALFPVGDTPKPQIRAEAAERGLAVADKPDSHDICFIPTGDTKAFLGARIGVRPGAVVDAGGTVLAEHDGVHGFTIGQRKGLGIPGPGADGRPRYVTAIDAETGTVRVGPAEDLEVWELTGDRPVFTSGVEPAGPIECQVQVRAHGGITDTVAELRDGRLELSLRAPLRGVAPGQTMVLYRPDPDGDEVIASATIAR
- a CDS encoding cysteine desulfurase family protein; protein product: MTSTPGRQVYLDHAATTPMHPAAIEAMTAVLAGVGNASSLHGSGRAARRRMEEARETLARLLGARPSEIIFTTGGTESDNLAVKGIYWARRDAEPARRRIITTAVEHHAVLDSVEWLAAHEDAEVSWLPVDREGAVSPAALRDALQAGGQGADDVALVSIMWANNEVGTIMPIAELAAVAAEFGVPMHSDAVQAVGQIPVDFGASGLAAMSVTAHKFGGPTGVGALLLRRDTACVPLLHGGGQERDVRSGTPDVAGVVAMAAAAGVAIENLADNSARVRALRDRLIDGVLSSIEDAHLNGAGGDARLPGNAHFTFHGCEGDSLLMLLDAKGVECSTGSACTAGVAQASHVLIAMGADPVNARGSLRLSLGHTSTDADVDTALEVLPAAVERARQAALASAGTVNR
- a CDS encoding lysophospholipid acyltransferase family protein, with protein sequence MTTLEHPWLPKASCDASCVHDADRGLRAVVWVRTAARITAAILLLPGMPLLAVPLPGRSHVQRIYCRLFLRCLGVRIRLSGGPIRNLQGVLVVSGHVSWLDIFTIGAVLPGSFVARADLVEWPALGRVARLMKVIPIDRASLRRLPAVVNTVAERLRSGHTVVAFPEGTTWCGLAHGPFRPAMFQAAVDAARPVQPLRLTYRHRDGRPSTTPAFVGHDTLLRSVRRVITARRTVCHVHVAALQLPGDDRRSLAARCEAEVRGATTSRDVPTHALAA
- a CDS encoding GNAT family N-acetyltransferase, translated to MRTASVLIAADEATARPDSGAPRYTLLLTTDPELIDAAQRLRHDVFTSEPGFMLAGSVDGRDADRFDEHCDHLLVREDRTGELVGCYRMLPPPGAIAAGGLYTATEFDVRALDVLRPSLVEMGRAVVRADHRNGAVVLLMWAGILAYLDHAGYDFVTGCVSVPVAGAADEAPGTQIRGVRDFVRRRHAAPYTVHPYRPVVLGGRTLDDIAPPARVTVPPLMRGYLRLGARVCGEPAHDPVFGVGDFPALLDKRQADVRYLRRLRSVSAAAELAVENAGGSA